In the Nitrospirales bacterium LBB_01 genome, one interval contains:
- a CDS encoding NAD-dependent epimerase/dehydratase family protein — translation MLSDEILKSFYRKNVLVTGGTGLIGRKVVRILEQAQAHIKIVSLDTLKVSDSAQYVYGDLSDFNLCKELTKDMDYVFHLAGVQGNAYTSKAKPASHFVPILMVNTNVLEAARINKVGKVVYVSTIGIYEEAGVLRESDFRCDSAPMDFAGWAKRMGELQIGAYKTQYGYDNFSIVCPAHVYGEGDNFDPKVSLVIPALLYRLSEGQENPLVVWGDGSAVRDFVYSGDVAEGIVLAMYHGTHGELVNLGSGIGTSIRELIETLHTFIPFEYRFDSSKPTGVAKRVMDISRAKTMIGYNPQTSLYEGLKITWDWYINNPDEHLKKKNHYADD, via the coding sequence ATGTTATCAGATGAAATCTTAAAGAGTTTCTACAGAAAAAACGTGTTGGTTACCGGCGGCACAGGGCTTATCGGGCGCAAAGTGGTGCGGATACTGGAACAGGCGCAGGCGCATATAAAAATCGTCTCACTGGATACGCTAAAAGTCTCAGATTCTGCCCAATACGTCTATGGCGATCTCTCTGATTTTAACTTATGCAAAGAACTCACCAAAGACATGGACTACGTGTTTCATCTTGCCGGCGTTCAGGGGAATGCCTACACGTCAAAGGCAAAACCTGCCAGCCATTTTGTTCCCATTCTGATGGTCAACACTAATGTGCTTGAAGCAGCACGGATAAACAAGGTCGGTAAGGTTGTCTATGTCAGCACAATTGGTATATACGAGGAGGCCGGCGTTTTACGTGAGTCCGATTTCAGATGCGATTCCGCTCCAATGGACTTTGCCGGATGGGCAAAACGAATGGGAGAGCTTCAGATTGGCGCTTATAAGACTCAGTACGGCTATGATAATTTTTCTATCGTCTGCCCTGCTCATGTCTATGGGGAGGGGGATAATTTTGACCCTAAAGTGAGTCTGGTCATTCCGGCACTGCTTTATAGATTGAGCGAGGGACAGGAAAATCCGCTTGTCGTGTGGGGAGATGGGAGCGCTGTGCGCGATTTCGTCTATAGCGGCGATGTGGCCGAGGGCATTGTGCTTGCCATGTATCACGGTACGCATGGAGAGCTTGTTAATCTGGGCAGCGGTATAGGCACATCCATACGAGAGCTTATTGAAACTCTGCACACATTTATCCCGTTTGAGTACCGCTTTGACAGCTCTAAACCAACCGGCGTCGCTAAACGAGTAATGGATATTTCCCGCGCCAAAACCATGATTGGGTACAATCCACAAACGTCCCTTTATGAGGGACTTAAGATAACCTGGGACTGGTATATTAATAACCCCGATGAACACCTAAAAAAGAAAAACCACTACGCTGATGATTAA
- a CDS encoding bifunctional precorrin-2 dehydrogenase/sirohydrochlorin ferrochelatase gives MDFYPVFVSIKGKKCIVLGGGNVAQRKVLTLLEAGADVTVISPVLTPVLEFLRAEGKIHHIARCYQDGDLAEAFIVIDATDDINLNKAVSTSFGGLINTAGGGGNFIVPSSFQSGSLTFAISTDAISPALAKTIREELQDLYSGDFAAYLDFLKEFRQKVLTSISDNSARQEVLRIAGGIDSVKKVRAGEIEKLKEELCTNLKNILPLKNHE, from the coding sequence GTGGATTTCTATCCTGTTTTTGTTTCTATAAAAGGTAAAAAGTGTATAGTCTTAGGCGGTGGTAACGTTGCTCAAAGGAAGGTGTTGACGCTTTTAGAGGCTGGGGCAGATGTAACAGTTATAAGCCCGGTTTTGACGCCAGTTTTGGAATTTCTAAGGGCTGAGGGTAAAATTCACCACATTGCAAGATGCTATCAAGACGGAGACCTTGCGGAGGCTTTCATTGTGATAGATGCTACTGATGACATAAACCTTAATAAAGCAGTTTCTACATCCTTTGGCGGCCTTATAAATACTGCTGGGGGCGGCGGTAATTTCATTGTGCCCTCATCTTTTCAGAGCGGAAGCTTAACGTTTGCAATATCAACAGATGCTATAAGTCCTGCCCTTGCTAAAACCATCAGAGAGGAACTGCAAGACCTCTACAGCGGAGACTTTGCCGCCTATCTTGATTTCTTAAAGGAATTCCGTCAAAAGGTTCTTACATCTATTTCAGATAATTCCGCAAGACAAGAAGTTTTACGTATTGCTGGAGGAATAGACTCGGTTAAAAAAGTACGTGCCGGAGAAATTGAAAAATTGAAAGAGGAACTATGCACAAATTTAAAAAATATATTGCCACTCAAAAACCATGAGTGA
- a CDS encoding NAD-dependent epimerase/dehydratase family protein: MIKERVGLVQINNSFSNQNYFPLSVGLLQSYAMAYLKNPSDFQFLLPIYKNVAPEQAVGILKDASIVAFSVYVWNERLSLEIAAALKQRSPKTLIIIGGPSVHEDRGKAQAFLRTHPYVDILCHGAGEEVFVSILENFKTKRWQKVSSISFIDKEGKFISTPCIQSKTFDINAIPSPYLSGVFDPLMAANPDETWLALWETNRGCPFSCAYCQWGYNTNKKIYSFDTSKAKPASHFVPILMVNTNVLEAARINKVGKVVYVSTIGIYEEAGVLRESDFRCDSAPMDFAGWAKRMGELQIGAYKTQYGYDNFSIVCPAHVYGEGDNFDPKVSLVIPALLYRLSEGQENPLVVWGDGSAVRDFVYSGDVAEGIVLAMYHGTHGELVNLGSGIGTSIRELIETLHTFIPFEYRFDSSKPTGVAKRVMDISRAKTMIGYNPQTSLYEGLKITWDWYINNPDEHLKKKNHYADD, translated from the coding sequence ATGATTAAAGAGCGTGTGGGTCTGGTTCAGATAAACAACAGTTTCTCTAATCAAAACTATTTTCCTCTTTCAGTAGGATTGCTCCAATCGTATGCGATGGCGTATTTAAAAAATCCCTCAGATTTTCAATTCCTTCTGCCAATATATAAAAACGTAGCACCAGAGCAGGCAGTCGGCATTCTTAAGGATGCCTCCATTGTGGCATTCAGCGTATATGTCTGGAATGAGCGACTGTCGTTAGAGATAGCTGCTGCGCTCAAACAGCGATCGCCAAAAACCCTTATAATTATAGGAGGCCCAAGCGTCCATGAAGACAGAGGCAAGGCTCAGGCTTTCCTTCGCACACACCCTTACGTGGATATCCTCTGTCACGGAGCCGGCGAGGAGGTGTTTGTAAGCATTCTTGAGAATTTTAAAACCAAACGCTGGCAGAAAGTCTCCTCAATCAGCTTTATAGACAAAGAAGGTAAATTTATAAGCACACCGTGTATACAATCTAAAACCTTTGACATTAACGCTATCCCATCGCCATACCTGAGCGGCGTATTTGATCCTCTTATGGCGGCAAATCCCGATGAGACATGGTTAGCCCTTTGGGAAACTAACCGCGGCTGCCCGTTTTCCTGTGCGTACTGTCAATGGGGATATAACACCAATAAAAAGATATATTCCTTTGATACGTCAAAGGCAAAACCTGCCAGCCATTTTGTTCCCATTCTGATGGTCAACACTAATGTGCTTGAAGCAGCACGGATAAACAAGGTCGGTAAGGTTGTCTATGTCAGCACAATTGGTATATACGAGGAGGCCGGCGTTTTACGTGAGTCCGATTTCAGATGCGATTCCGCTCCAATGGACTTTGCCGGATGGGCAAAACGAATGGGAGAGCTTCAGATTGGCGCTTATAAGACTCAGTACGGCTATGATAATTTTTCTATCGTCTGCCCTGCTCATGTCTATGGGGAGGGGGATAATTTTGACCCTAAAGTGAGTCTGGTCATTCCGGCACTGCTTTATAGATTGAGCGAGGGACAGGAAAATCCGCTTGTCGTGTGGGGAGATGGGAGCGCTGTGCGCGATTTCGTCTATAGCGGCGATGTGGCCGAGGGCATTGTGCTTGCCATGTATCACGGTACGCATGGAGAGCTTGTTAATCTGGGCAGCGGTATAGGCACATCCATACGAGAGCTTATTGAAACTCTGCACACATTTATCCCGTTTGAGTACCGCTTTGACAGCTCTAAACCAACCGGCGTCGCTAAACGAGTAATGGATATTTCCCGCGCCAAAACCATGATTGGGTACAATCCACAAACGTCCCTTTATGAGGGACTTAAGATAACCTGGGACTGGTATATTAATAACCCCGATGAACACCTAAAAAAGAAAAACCACTACGCTGATGATTAA
- a CDS encoding radical SAM protein has translation MIKERVGLVQINNSFSNQNYFPLSVGLLQSYAMAYLKNPSDFQFLLPIYKNVAPEQAVGILKDASIVAFSVYVWNERLSLEIAAALKQRSPKTLIIIGGPSVHEDRGKAQAFLRTHPYVDILCHGAGEEVFVSILENFKTKRWQKVSSISFIDKEGKFISTPCIQSKTFDINAIPSPYLSGVFDPLMAANPDETWLALWETNRGCPFSCAYCQWGYNTNKKIYSFDTERLHREIDWFSGKRIEFIYCCDANYGILPRDIDIVNYVVKNKIKYGYPKAFSVQNTKNSTEKTYKIQKTLSDAGMNKGVTMSLQSLNPATLKAVNRQNISTGVFQELQNRFTADKIETYTDVILGLPEETIESFTRGVAEIIEKGQHNRIQFNILVILDNSEMGQETYHERYGFVVRETQIINFHGGLTTDSVTERAETQKIVVGTNTMPPADWLKVRAFGWITALIYFDKLLQIPLLMLHKRYGVRFKDILEGFVRGQLNTPVINEINAFFINKALEIQNGGAEYCASKEWLGIWWPADEYIFIKLCKEGTLEKFYEESKILLFSLLKQYGIIPETNLLDEAILLNHELIKRPFQDADYDIELSYNVWDYYRAVLAGDTSSRLIRGSYTYRIDRTTERWSSWEQWYKEVVWYGNKKGAYLYTCSQEVHR, from the coding sequence ATGATTAAAGAGCGTGTGGGTCTGGTTCAGATAAACAACAGTTTCTCTAATCAAAACTATTTTCCTCTTTCAGTAGGATTGCTCCAATCGTATGCGATGGCGTATTTAAAAAATCCCTCAGATTTTCAATTCCTTCTGCCAATATATAAAAACGTAGCACCAGAGCAGGCAGTCGGCATTCTTAAGGATGCCTCCATTGTGGCATTCAGCGTATATGTCTGGAATGAGCGACTGTCGTTAGAGATAGCTGCTGCGCTCAAACAGCGATCGCCAAAAACCCTTATAATTATAGGAGGCCCAAGCGTCCATGAAGACAGAGGCAAGGCTCAGGCTTTCCTTCGCACACACCCTTACGTGGATATCCTCTGTCACGGAGCCGGCGAGGAGGTGTTTGTAAGCATTCTTGAGAATTTTAAAACCAAACGCTGGCAGAAAGTCTCCTCAATCAGCTTTATAGACAAAGAAGGTAAATTTATAAGCACACCGTGTATACAATCTAAAACCTTTGACATTAACGCTATCCCATCGCCATACCTGAGCGGCGTATTTGATCCTCTTATGGCGGCAAATCCCGATGAGACATGGTTAGCCCTTTGGGAAACTAACCGCGGCTGCCCGTTTTCCTGTGCGTACTGTCAATGGGGATATAACACCAATAAAAAGATATATTCCTTTGATACAGAGCGGCTGCATAGAGAGATTGACTGGTTTAGCGGTAAACGCATTGAGTTTATATACTGTTGTGATGCTAATTATGGAATATTGCCACGTGATATTGACATTGTTAATTATGTCGTAAAAAATAAGATAAAATACGGCTATCCAAAGGCGTTTTCTGTACAAAACACTAAAAACTCCACCGAAAAGACGTATAAAATCCAAAAAACCCTCTCTGACGCTGGAATGAACAAAGGGGTCACGATGTCTTTGCAATCCCTAAACCCTGCCACGTTAAAGGCGGTTAACCGGCAAAACATCTCAACAGGAGTTTTTCAGGAGCTGCAAAACAGATTCACTGCCGACAAAATTGAAACCTACACCGATGTCATACTTGGGCTGCCCGAGGAAACTATTGAAAGCTTTACCAGAGGGGTAGCCGAGATAATCGAAAAAGGCCAACATAACCGGATACAGTTTAATATCCTCGTTATTTTAGATAACTCTGAAATGGGACAAGAGACATACCATGAGCGCTACGGTTTTGTTGTAAGAGAAACGCAGATTATAAATTTTCACGGGGGGTTGACGACTGATAGCGTAACAGAGCGTGCCGAGACTCAGAAAATCGTTGTAGGCACAAATACGATGCCCCCGGCAGATTGGTTGAAAGTGCGGGCATTTGGATGGATTACAGCTCTTATCTATTTTGATAAACTTCTACAGATACCGCTTCTAATGCTTCACAAGCGCTATGGCGTCAGGTTTAAGGACATATTAGAGGGGTTTGTTAGAGGTCAGTTAAACACACCTGTGATAAATGAAATAAATGCGTTTTTTATCAACAAGGCGCTGGAGATTCAAAACGGCGGCGCTGAGTACTGCGCTTCAAAGGAATGGCTTGGGATATGGTGGCCGGCAGATGAGTATATATTTATAAAGCTATGCAAAGAGGGAACACTTGAAAAGTTTTATGAAGAAAGCAAAATCCTACTTTTTTCGCTTTTAAAACAATATGGGATTATACCGGAGACAAATCTTCTTGATGAGGCCATTTTGCTAAACCATGAATTAATAAAGCGTCCGTTTCAGGATGCTGATTACGATATTGAATTAAGCTATAACGTGTGGGACTACTACCGCGCCGTACTTGCCGGCGATACCTCATCACGCCTCATCCGCGGCAGTTACACATACCGGATAGACCGCACAACCGAGCGCTGGAGCAGCTGGGAGCAGTGGTATAAAGAGGTGGTCTGGTACGGTAATAAAAAAGGCGCTTACCTTTATACATGCTCACAGGAGGTTCACAGATAA
- a CDS encoding phosphoribosylanthranilate isomerase: MTLKVKICGITNIEDALLACKFGADALGFVFYEKSPRNVTIAKAKTIIEALPPFVITVGVFVDERLDTILHTCKETGIDTVQLHGDEPPQMCSDLKPHVRRVVKAFRVRNFTDLNALKAFSGADAFLLDTYSEKLYGGSGTVFNWDIAQEAGEFGNIILAGGLTPENIEEAVRRVNPYAVDVSSGVEEKRGKKDREKLRLFIEKAKSVLF; encoded by the coding sequence GTGACGCTAAAAGTTAAAATATGCGGCATTACAAATATTGAAGACGCACTTTTAGCTTGTAAATTCGGCGCTGACGCTCTTGGTTTCGTTTTTTACGAAAAAAGTCCGCGAAATGTGACTATTGCTAAGGCAAAGACAATTATAGAAGCGCTGCCTCCTTTTGTAATAACCGTGGGGGTGTTTGTTGACGAGAGACTGGATACAATCCTACATACGTGTAAGGAGACAGGCATTGACACTGTTCAGCTTCACGGGGATGAACCGCCTCAGATGTGCAGCGATCTGAAACCTCACGTAAGGCGGGTTGTGAAAGCCTTTAGAGTAAGAAACTTTACTGACCTTAATGCACTTAAGGCTTTTAGCGGAGCCGATGCCTTTTTATTGGATACATACTCAGAGAAACTATATGGCGGCAGTGGTACCGTCTTTAACTGGGACATCGCACAGGAGGCTGGAGAGTTTGGTAATATAATCCTTGCCGGAGGTCTTACACCTGAAAATATAGAAGAAGCCGTCAGACGGGTTAATCCATACGCAGTTGACGTAAGTTCAGGGGTAGAAGAGAAAAGGGGCAAGAAAGACCGAGAAAAGTTGCGCTTATTTATAGAAAAAGCAAAATCCGTTTTATTTTAA
- the bamD gene encoding outer membrane protein assembly factor BamD, whose amino-acid sequence MKLKTVIMMIVISLIVSSCSKKTVKPTYTEPKETYASARKLIDDKDYEEGRKLLTEITNRGSATDYAPEAQLQIAESYTREDETELAIAEYRKFLRLYPNNKYAPYAQYMIATLTFNQIEGADRGFRAADNAIKEFNKLTELFPRNPYREVIALRIQKCRNILAEHEFYVGAFYLKKESYQAALGRFNVVLKEYPDFHNMPALYYNLALTNMGLKDIPLAKEYFQKALDTATDKKILKDARAKLNSLK is encoded by the coding sequence TTGAAATTAAAGACAGTGATAATGATGATTGTGATTTCGTTGATTGTATCCTCTTGCTCAAAAAAGACGGTCAAACCAACATACACCGAGCCTAAAGAGACTTATGCAAGCGCTCGGAAGCTAATAGATGACAAAGACTACGAAGAAGGGCGCAAACTCCTTACTGAGATAACCAACCGCGGCAGCGCTACTGACTATGCCCCCGAGGCTCAGTTACAAATTGCTGAGTCATACACAAGAGAAGATGAGACGGAGCTTGCCATCGCTGAATACAGAAAATTTCTCCGCCTATACCCAAACAACAAGTACGCCCCATACGCTCAGTACATGATTGCAACTCTAACGTTTAACCAGATTGAAGGAGCTGACAGAGGGTTCAGAGCAGCTGATAACGCCATCAAGGAATTTAATAAGCTTACGGAATTGTTCCCACGAAACCCATATCGTGAGGTCATCGCCCTGAGAATTCAAAAGTGCAGAAACATCCTGGCTGAACACGAATTCTATGTCGGCGCTTTTTATCTTAAAAAAGAATCGTATCAAGCAGCTCTAGGACGTTTTAACGTTGTACTTAAAGAGTACCCGGATTTTCATAATATGCCCGCACTGTATTACAATTTGGCATTAACAAACATGGGACTTAAAGACATCCCTTTGGCTAAAGAGTATTTTCAGAAAGCATTAGATACCGCTACTGATAAGAAAATCCTAAAAGACGCAAGAGCAAAACTCAATTCGCTTAAATGA
- a CDS encoding DegT/DnrJ/EryC1/StrS family aminotransferase, producing the protein MKIPFGTISVTEKSKELIREILEKNRLSSGKYVREFENKFAALTGVKESVTVSTGTDALALALAVLYDYGAKRGDEIIVPALSFVATANAVLQAGFTPVFVDVQKETLNIDTNKIETAITEKTRAILPVHLMGKPAEMDTIIKIAKAHRLLVIEDAAEAHGAVYKGKKAGAMADMGCFSLYVAHIITTVEGGIVTTDNEDYAEILRSLRSHGRACKCKSCVLNTASAYCSKRFEHGEDIRFYFERVGFSSKMNELEAAIGIGNLDIYDEILTKRRENLYYLMNALKAHFSSYIYTITKEEYEEIGPHALPIIIKEGAKFVRQQLIDFFEKKEIDTRTLFSSMPTQCRGYEYLGYKTGDFPVAEYVGLNGIHIGVHQDITLAHCEYIIETLNEFLSQYS; encoded by the coding sequence ATGAAAATCCCTTTTGGTACTATATCGGTAACAGAGAAATCAAAAGAGTTAATCCGTGAGATACTGGAGAAAAACAGACTCTCAAGCGGTAAGTATGTGAGGGAGTTTGAGAATAAGTTTGCGGCTCTAACAGGAGTTAAAGAAAGTGTGACCGTAAGCACGGGCACTGATGCTCTTGCGCTTGCGCTTGCGGTGCTCTACGATTATGGTGCAAAGAGAGGCGATGAGATAATAGTCCCTGCCCTGTCTTTTGTAGCAACAGCAAATGCGGTGCTTCAGGCTGGGTTTACGCCGGTCTTTGTCGATGTTCAGAAAGAGACCTTAAACATTGATACGAATAAAATAGAGACTGCTATAACAGAGAAAACCCGAGCCATCCTGCCCGTGCACCTTATGGGAAAACCAGCCGAGATGGATACAATTATAAAAATCGCAAAAGCCCATAGATTACTCGTAATAGAGGACGCTGCAGAGGCACACGGAGCAGTATATAAGGGTAAAAAGGCCGGAGCTATGGCCGATATGGGATGCTTTAGTCTCTATGTGGCACACATTATCACAACGGTTGAGGGAGGCATTGTTACTACCGACAATGAGGACTACGCTGAAATCTTGAGATCGTTAAGGAGTCACGGCAGAGCGTGTAAATGCAAAAGCTGCGTGCTTAATACCGCCTCAGCCTATTGTTCAAAACGGTTTGAACACGGAGAAGACATCAGGTTTTATTTTGAACGGGTGGGGTTTTCCTCAAAAATGAATGAGCTTGAGGCCGCAATAGGAATTGGAAATCTTGATATATATGATGAGATTCTTACAAAAAGACGAGAAAATCTTTACTATTTAATGAATGCACTGAAAGCACATTTTTCCTCATACATTTATACGATAACGAAAGAGGAGTACGAGGAAATAGGCCCGCACGCGCTCCCAATTATAATCAAAGAGGGAGCCAAATTTGTGAGACAGCAGTTGATAGATTTTTTTGAGAAAAAAGAAATAGACACACGCACGCTATTTTCCTCAATGCCAACCCAGTGCCGCGGATATGAGTATTTGGGGTACAAAACGGGCGATTTCCCAGTTGCCGAATATGTTGGATTAAACGGTATTCACATCGGCGTACATCAGGACATCACTCTGGCCCACTGTGAGTACATAATAGAGACGCTAAATGAATTTCTCAGTCAATATAGTTAG
- a CDS encoding response regulator — protein MRKKLVIGQQIDVFVFDEKGMHQKDKYGSEALTHNNPWLQNPFPLLRNTVVTGVVIALDERAAFLRLDDSYIQGFIPLRDFTISHSSKMNDFLEVGDSVRGVITEVGFKKYDVCLSIKDYNATIKEEEKKDRIKEENKTTIGNLAVIKIEREKKLKLPPYRILVVDGQNTVLNSLADYLRSFGTVIDKADTFAKAENYIKTEQYDFIFIDKYLDEKKNGIDLIRILHQEGKYPQKGIFLITGEENSNLDIKELINMKVTDILLKPIHSTTLRDILMGNYKSALTKVHSDEIKERLSNAVFQRVKSEIRLFQFDIKEQIKILFEEIKRLIRCDAIVIFSYEETVKNIVLSFYDGVSLPGDNIHIKNIAYSPVADIFKEGEAVFMQRDETNQFRYFHDFIPNVTSMIGYPVYIQGETKYVIALFRTDGRLFTKEEFEKGEIFPEKLSLILKRAYIKTYWKKNLFSVSPADLQAV, from the coding sequence TTGCGTAAAAAGCTGGTAATTGGACAGCAGATTGATGTCTTCGTATTTGACGAAAAAGGAATGCATCAAAAAGATAAATACGGCAGCGAGGCGTTAACACATAATAACCCGTGGCTGCAAAACCCATTTCCTTTATTGAGAAATACTGTTGTAACTGGTGTTGTTATTGCGTTAGATGAAAGAGCGGCTTTCCTACGCTTAGATGACAGTTATATACAAGGCTTTATTCCTCTAAGAGATTTTACCATTTCACATTCAAGTAAGATGAATGATTTTCTTGAAGTGGGTGACTCTGTAAGAGGGGTAATTACTGAAGTAGGCTTCAAAAAATATGATGTGTGCTTGAGCATTAAAGATTATAACGCTACTATTAAGGAAGAAGAAAAAAAGGACAGAATAAAAGAAGAGAATAAAACAACGATTGGCAACTTAGCGGTTATAAAAATTGAGCGTGAAAAGAAATTAAAACTGCCTCCTTACAGGATATTAGTAGTGGATGGCCAAAACACAGTGTTAAATTCGTTGGCTGATTATTTACGTTCTTTTGGAACGGTTATAGATAAAGCAGATACGTTTGCTAAAGCTGAAAATTATATTAAAACTGAACAATACGATTTTATTTTTATTGATAAGTATCTTGACGAAAAGAAAAACGGAATTGACCTTATACGGATTTTACATCAAGAGGGTAAATATCCACAAAAAGGAATTTTTCTGATAACCGGTGAGGAGAACAGCAATCTTGATATTAAAGAATTAATTAACATGAAAGTAACTGATATTCTTTTAAAACCGATACATAGCACCACTTTAAGAGATATTTTAATGGGAAACTATAAGAGTGCGCTTACGAAGGTACATTCAGATGAAATCAAAGAGCGCTTAAGCAATGCTGTTTTCCAAAGGGTTAAAAGTGAAATCAGGCTATTTCAATTTGACATTAAAGAGCAAATAAAGATTTTATTTGAAGAAATTAAGAGACTGATTAGATGTGATGCCATAGTGATATTTTCGTATGAAGAGACAGTTAAGAATATTGTGTTGTCGTTCTATGATGGAGTGTCTCTGCCTGGAGACAACATACATATTAAAAATATTGCTTATTCGCCTGTTGCAGACATTTTTAAAGAAGGAGAGGCTGTTTTTATGCAGAGGGATGAGACAAATCAGTTCAGATACTTTCACGATTTTATTCCCAATGTTACCTCTATGATTGGCTATCCAGTGTATATTCAAGGTGAGACCAAATATGTCATTGCGTTATTTAGGACTGATGGGCGGTTATTCACAAAAGAGGAGTTTGAAAAAGGAGAAATATTTCCAGAAAAGCTTTCTTTAATTTTGAAAAGAGCTTATATAAAGACATATTGGAAAAAGAACTTGTTTTCAGTCTCTCCGGCAGACTTGCAAGCGGTTTAA
- the moaC gene encoding cyclic pyranopterin monophosphate synthase MoaC has translation MSDLTHFDENGAARMVDVTSKGVTDRFARAAASVRMHPETLNLIVNKALAKGDVLAVARLAGIMASKQTPHLIPLCHPLMITSVTVDFKIETAESLVQISAEVKTSGQTGVEMEALTAATVAALTIYDMCKAVDKGMVISDVMLIEKRGGKSGIFRRETQSDAKS, from the coding sequence ATGAGTGATTTAACCCATTTTGATGAAAACGGGGCAGCCCGCATGGTTGATGTGACCTCAAAAGGGGTTACCGATCGTTTTGCTCGTGCTGCGGCTTCTGTCAGGATGCACCCTGAAACACTAAACCTTATCGTAAATAAGGCGTTGGCTAAGGGTGATGTGCTTGCTGTGGCAAGACTTGCCGGCATAATGGCTTCAAAGCAAACCCCTCATCTCATACCACTGTGCCACCCTCTTATGATAACATCAGTGACTGTGGATTTTAAGATAGAGACGGCAGAGTCGCTGGTGCAAATCAGTGCTGAAGTAAAAACATCAGGACAGACAGGGGTTGAGATGGAGGCACTGACTGCAGCTACCGTAGCAGCCCTCACCATATATGACATGTGTAAGGCTGTGGACAAAGGTATGGTCATCTCAGATGTAATGCTTATAGAAAAACGCGGGGGTAAGAGCGGAATTTTTAGAAGGGAGACCCAAAGTGACGCTAAAAGTTAA